A single region of the Microbulbifer sp. MKSA007 genome encodes:
- a CDS encoding effector binding domain-containing protein: MEVRELEGLELVGFYTRTKNANESDPKTAKITPMWERFGAEAAPKLRGNPKVFGVYSNYESDHTGFFDVYACSDMLSRDMSEDFKSIQILPGKYLMFSAKGEMPQVAIDLWGEVWSYFAVEDCPHQRAFTTDFERYVDGNEVQIAISIK, from the coding sequence ATGGAAGTTAGAGAATTAGAAGGCCTGGAATTAGTGGGTTTTTATACCCGCACTAAGAACGCCAATGAGTCTGACCCGAAAACAGCAAAGATAACGCCAATGTGGGAACGCTTCGGCGCAGAGGCTGCCCCCAAATTAAGGGGCAACCCTAAGGTATTTGGTGTTTACTCCAACTACGAATCTGACCATACCGGCTTTTTTGATGTGTATGCATGTTCAGATATGTTGTCGAGGGATATGTCTGAGGATTTCAAGTCGATTCAAATACTGCCCGGCAAATACCTAATGTTTTCCGCCAAAGGGGAAATGCCTCAGGTCGCCATTGATTTGTGGGGCGAGGTTTGGAGTTATTTCGCTGTGGAGGATTGCCCCCATCAGCGAGCTTTCACCACAGATTTTGAGCGGTATGTGGATGGAAATGAGGTTCAGATAGCCATATCCATCAAGTAA
- the nqrM gene encoding (Na+)-NQR maturation NqrM gives MTIFIFAFVAMLLVVAGMAIGAMVQNKPLKGTCGGLNNIGMKQDCTVCGGDDDECEKEQERQRQQQMTAEDLAYDASKRK, from the coding sequence GTGACAATTTTCATATTTGCCTTTGTGGCCATGTTGCTCGTTGTTGCCGGTATGGCGATCGGGGCCATGGTTCAGAACAAACCGTTAAAAGGAACTTGTGGCGGGCTCAACAATATCGGCATGAAGCAGGATTGCACAGTCTGTGGTGGCGATGACGATGAGTGTGAAAAGGAACAGGAGAGGCAAAGACAGCAGCAGATGACTGCCGAAGATCTCGCTTACGACGCATCTAAACGCAAGTAA
- a CDS encoding YopT-type cysteine protease domain-containing protein — protein sequence MPSLLNSDASASNYGGQLTWKFSQGSYSKITKKHPHTKGGICEALSVSWVSKALQSGLQDALTTGGSIDDTKIAVVAQRFASMYRFKFANGTEGRPSTSFEMIKETKQYLESQGFRNIGQAGSGIAQKKKSPSLKDQFAASFDALESKDCFKQQSNTIHCMLRTAGTGWGHAMAFRIEPSADKVSYFFDPNKGEFKFLKYAQFRKWYEHYHSDSRLYRTSRALGFDIFVHSDR from the coding sequence ATGCCAAGTTTACTGAATAGTGATGCAAGTGCGTCCAATTACGGTGGGCAGTTAACCTGGAAGTTCAGTCAGGGAAGCTATTCAAAAATTACCAAAAAGCATCCGCATACCAAGGGTGGGATTTGTGAGGCTCTGTCAGTTAGCTGGGTCAGTAAAGCCCTTCAGTCGGGGCTTCAGGATGCGTTAACTACCGGTGGCAGTATTGATGATACAAAAATAGCCGTGGTCGCTCAGAGATTTGCCTCTATGTATCGATTTAAGTTTGCAAATGGAACTGAGGGTAGGCCTAGCACATCTTTTGAGATGATTAAGGAGACTAAACAATATTTGGAATCTCAGGGGTTTCGCAATATTGGGCAGGCGGGTAGCGGTATTGCACAGAAGAAGAAAAGTCCTTCGTTGAAAGATCAGTTTGCTGCGTCTTTTGATGCTCTTGAATCCAAAGATTGCTTCAAGCAGCAGTCTAATACCATCCACTGTATGTTGAGAACTGCAGGTACTGGGTGGGGGCATGCGATGGCATTTCGCATTGAGCCATCTGCGGATAAGGTAAGCTACTTTTTTGACCCCAATAAGGGTGAGTTTAAGTTTCTGAAATATGCACAATTTAGAAAGTGGTATGAGCATTATCACAGTGATTCTAGATTGTATAGAACTTCAAGGGCTCTGGGATTTGATATCTTTGTGCACAGTGACAGATAG
- a CDS encoding thioesterase family protein, which translates to MTEPSPSEFQALVKEFFEQIPFNQQIGLEMRDLDLEALTLSAGFELNPQLIGNVWKNILHGGVIATALDTVGGLTAMVAAYQHLGDVHWKEKVDRLLKLGTVDMRVDYLKPGRGEHFLCHGSILRTGNKLVVTRMELINDTDELIATGTATYLY; encoded by the coding sequence ATGACAGAACCCTCACCCAGTGAGTTTCAGGCGTTGGTAAAGGAATTTTTTGAGCAGATTCCTTTTAATCAACAAATTGGACTTGAGATGCGCGACCTGGACCTGGAGGCGCTCACACTTTCCGCAGGCTTTGAACTGAACCCACAGTTGATCGGCAATGTGTGGAAGAACATCCTGCACGGTGGCGTAATTGCCACCGCCCTGGATACGGTTGGTGGTTTGACCGCAATGGTCGCCGCCTACCAGCATCTGGGAGATGTGCACTGGAAAGAAAAAGTGGACCGCCTATTAAAGCTGGGTACGGTCGACATGCGTGTTGACTACCTAAAGCCGGGCAGGGGAGAACACTTTCTTTGCCATGGCTCAATTCTGCGCACCGGTAACAAGCTGGTTGTAACGAGAATGGAGTTGATTAACGACACGGATGAATTGATTGCTACCGGTACGGCAACTTACCTGTATTGA
- the sthA gene encoding Si-specific NAD(P)(+) transhydrogenase, with product MAEQKFDLVVIGSGPAGEAAAMSAAKKGMRVAVIEKRQVVGGNCTHKGTIPSKALRHSVKQLMRYNTQSVFRALGEPRRLTFPQVMQTVNKVISYQVEMHTSFYARNRVELIVGEAKFRDEHTVEVLMPDGAAETITAKKFIIATGSRPYRPADVDFDHERVYDSDMILDMQHTPHSIMIYGAGVIGCEYASIFAGLGVKVDLINTRNSLLEFLDDEISDALSYHLRDMGVTVRHQEEYARVLPNEQGVIMEMQSGKRIHADALLWCNGRTGNTSSLGLENVGLEANHRGQLSVDDHYCTEIENIFAVGDVIGWPSLASASYDQGRAVAAAIAGRGHRVIEDAPTGIYTLPEISSVGKTESELTAAKVPYEVGRALFKHTARAQISGERVGMLKILFHIETHEILGIHCFGAEAAEIVHIGQAIMKQPAPNNSIDYFVNTTFNYPTMAEAYRSAALDGLNRVARL from the coding sequence ATGGCAGAGCAAAAGTTTGACCTGGTAGTAATTGGTTCTGGCCCGGCTGGAGAGGCCGCCGCAATGAGCGCAGCAAAAAAGGGCATGCGCGTTGCGGTTATTGAAAAGCGCCAAGTGGTTGGTGGTAATTGTACTCACAAAGGTACCATTCCCTCCAAGGCGCTGCGCCACTCTGTCAAACAGTTGATGCGTTATAACACCCAGAGCGTTTTTCGCGCATTGGGTGAACCCCGCCGCCTTACTTTCCCCCAGGTAATGCAGACGGTGAATAAAGTCATTTCCTATCAGGTGGAAATGCACACTTCATTTTATGCCCGCAACCGGGTTGAGCTGATCGTCGGCGAAGCTAAGTTCCGCGATGAACATACTGTCGAGGTGCTTATGCCCGATGGTGCGGCGGAAACTATTACAGCGAAGAAATTTATTATTGCTACTGGCTCACGCCCTTATCGCCCCGCCGATGTAGACTTTGATCACGAACGGGTCTACGACAGCGATATGATCCTGGACATGCAGCACACCCCTCACTCCATTATGATCTATGGTGCTGGTGTTATCGGCTGTGAATACGCGTCTATCTTCGCTGGCCTCGGCGTTAAGGTGGATTTGATTAATACCCGTAACAGCCTGCTGGAATTTCTTGATGATGAGATTTCTGATGCACTGAGCTATCACCTGCGCGATATGGGCGTGACTGTTCGCCACCAGGAGGAGTATGCGCGGGTACTGCCCAATGAGCAGGGCGTAATTATGGAGATGCAGTCTGGCAAACGTATTCATGCGGATGCACTGCTCTGGTGTAATGGCCGTACTGGCAACACCAGCTCCCTCGGCCTGGAGAATGTCGGCCTGGAAGCGAACCATCGCGGACAATTGAGCGTTGACGATCACTACTGTACCGAAATTGAAAATATCTTTGCGGTAGGTGATGTGATTGGGTGGCCGAGCCTTGCCAGTGCCTCTTATGACCAGGGGCGTGCGGTTGCAGCAGCGATTGCGGGCCGTGGCCATCGAGTAATTGAAGATGCGCCTACCGGGATTTATACCCTTCCAGAGATTTCCTCTGTAGGTAAAACCGAATCAGAGCTAACCGCAGCCAAAGTACCCTACGAAGTGGGCCGCGCACTGTTCAAGCACACTGCGCGGGCGCAGATTTCTGGTGAGCGCGTAGGCATGCTCAAGATTTTGTTCCATATCGAGACTCACGAAATCCTGGGCATTCACTGCTTTGGGGCAGAGGCAGCTGAGATTGTGCATATTGGCCAGGCCATTATGAAACAGCCAGCACCGAATAATTCAATCGATTATTTCGTTAATACCACCTTTAACTACCCCACCATGGCAGAGGCATATCGCAGTGCTGCGCTGGATGGGCTCAACCGGGTTGCCCGCCTATGA
- a CDS encoding NAD-dependent malic enzyme produces MSNNEKRPLYIPHAGPSLLEIPLLNKGSAFSLEERLEFNLVGLLPNTVETIEEQAKRAYLQFQQCKTGLEKHIYLRGIQDDNETLFFYLIEHHTEEMLPIIYTPTVGAACEEFSSIYRNHRGLFVSYPDREYIDDILRSATKENVKVIVVTDGERILGLGDQGIGGMGIPIGKLSLYTACGGISPAYTLPVTLDVGTNNRTLLNDPMYMGWRHERISQEEYDEFLEQFIEAVKRRWPKVLVQFEDFAQTNATPLLERYRDRLCCFNDDIQGTASVALGTILAACKTWQETLAAQKVTIVGAGSAGCGIAEQIISAKVQAGLSDAEAREQIFMFDRYGLVTSDMKGLHDFQAALAQDPSKYDGVSSWNLETLIGNVEPSILIGVSGQGGLFTQPVIEALHKGHRRPLVMPLSNPTSRAEATPTEIFSWTKGEALVATGSPFAAVEIDGHHYAVAQCNNVYIFPGIGLGVIASGASKVTDSMLMAASNALAEQAPVVKDGEGALLPHLNDIRDVSMHIARAVAAQAQLDGVAPKVSREHLERLLERNFWRADYRSYRRRSF; encoded by the coding sequence ATGAGTAACAACGAAAAGCGTCCACTTTACATCCCCCACGCAGGCCCCTCCCTACTGGAAATACCACTGCTCAATAAAGGCAGCGCATTTAGCTTGGAAGAGCGTCTCGAGTTTAATTTGGTCGGTCTTCTGCCGAATACCGTTGAGACGATTGAAGAGCAAGCCAAGCGCGCTTACCTCCAATTCCAGCAGTGTAAGACTGGCTTGGAAAAACATATCTACCTGAGGGGAATCCAGGACGACAACGAGACGTTGTTCTTCTATCTGATCGAACATCATACGGAAGAGATGCTGCCGATTATCTACACCCCCACTGTAGGTGCAGCTTGTGAAGAGTTTTCCAGTATTTATCGCAACCACCGGGGATTATTTGTCTCCTATCCGGACCGGGAATATATCGACGATATTCTGCGCAGCGCCACTAAAGAGAACGTCAAAGTTATTGTGGTGACGGATGGCGAACGGATACTTGGGTTGGGTGACCAGGGTATCGGCGGCATGGGTATCCCTATTGGCAAGCTCTCCCTGTATACCGCCTGTGGCGGTATCAGCCCGGCTTATACCTTGCCTGTCACCTTGGATGTTGGCACCAATAACCGCACTTTGCTGAATGATCCCATGTATATGGGGTGGCGCCATGAGCGGATTTCCCAGGAAGAGTACGATGAATTCCTGGAGCAATTTATTGAAGCGGTAAAACGTCGCTGGCCCAAGGTATTGGTTCAGTTTGAGGATTTTGCCCAAACCAATGCCACGCCGTTGTTAGAGCGCTATCGCGATCGCCTGTGCTGTTTTAATGATGATATCCAGGGCACGGCTTCTGTAGCACTGGGTACTATCCTGGCTGCCTGTAAGACCTGGCAAGAAACCCTCGCCGCGCAGAAGGTGACGATAGTGGGTGCCGGCTCAGCAGGGTGTGGTATTGCCGAGCAAATCATCAGTGCAAAAGTGCAGGCCGGTCTATCCGATGCCGAGGCTCGCGAACAGATCTTTATGTTCGATCGCTACGGGCTTGTGACTTCCGATATGAAAGGCCTACACGACTTCCAAGCAGCTCTGGCCCAGGACCCGAGCAAGTACGATGGAGTGTCCAGCTGGAACCTTGAGACATTGATCGGCAATGTTGAGCCCAGCATCCTGATTGGTGTGTCGGGGCAGGGTGGCCTGTTTACCCAGCCAGTAATCGAAGCATTACATAAGGGGCACCGCCGTCCTTTGGTGATGCCGCTGTCAAACCCCACTTCCCGTGCTGAAGCGACTCCAACTGAGATATTCAGCTGGACCAAGGGCGAAGCTTTGGTGGCTACTGGCAGTCCCTTTGCAGCGGTAGAAATCGATGGCCATCACTATGCGGTAGCGCAGTGTAACAATGTCTATATATTCCCGGGTATTGGCCTCGGCGTGATTGCTTCCGGTGCATCCAAAGTGACTGACAGTATGTTGATGGCAGCATCCAACGCCCTGGCAGAGCAGGCGCCGGTGGTGAAAGATGGCGAGGGTGCCTTATTGCCACACCTGAATGATATTCGCGATGTGAGCATGCATATTGCCAGGGCAGTGGCTGCCCAAGCGCAATTGGATGGCGTTGCGCCCAAGGTGAGCCGCGAGCATTTAGAGCGTCTGCTAGAGCGTAACTTCTGGCGTGCAGATTACCGCTCTTACCGTCGTCGCTCTTTCTAA
- a CDS encoding DUF3604 domain-containing protein, with translation MHKSKAGLTLLLFILVLSLYSCSKKPDGDKNTNSNARQTEDATPEKQRPLTAMAPEIEAELEAQRDSNKRIARNVYFGDTHVHTGWSVDAGLDGAILTPDDAYRFALGETVTSNSGLKAKLSRPYDWFMITDHSDGMGVISEIVDGNPEMMSNATLKKWREALISGSEEATNEAKSEVIVLQSEGKLPEQVMDPKWMKSAWEKTVEAAEKYYKPGEFSTFIAFEWTVNADGGDNLHRNIIFRDGADRTKTLLPLTTFDTENPVKLWEWMKAYEDKTGGRMLAIPHNGNMSNGRMFIERQFDGSELTPKWAQMRARYEPLYELVQVKGQSESHPALSPEDEFANWDLWDRGNLILKPKPPGALQYEYWREALKSGLRLEEKLGTNPFVLGANAATDTHTGLSTPDQDNFFGKFKTLEPSNKERWAFPLLKGVGGEYFGWEQAASGVTGVWANENTREAIWDAMYRKETFATTGPRISVRFFGGYDYNDGDIHGDLVANGYKKGVPMGGKLPQASEGQVPTFLIAALKDPEGANLDRIQIIKGWLDSSGLTREKIFNVKWSGSRKLDTEGKLSPVGTTVDMKTAEYTNSIGSPQLIAVFKDPDFNPKERAVYYLRALEIPTPRWTLFDKVRFGIEMDEKVPLTQQGRAFSSPIWYSP, from the coding sequence ATGCACAAGAGCAAAGCTGGATTAACCCTGCTCCTCTTTATTCTTGTACTCAGCCTTTATAGTTGCAGTAAAAAGCCCGACGGAGATAAAAATACAAATTCAAACGCCCGACAGACAGAGGACGCCACTCCAGAAAAACAACGGCCGCTCACGGCGATGGCACCGGAGATAGAAGCGGAGCTGGAAGCCCAACGGGACAGCAATAAACGCATCGCTCGCAATGTCTATTTTGGCGATACACATGTCCATACTGGCTGGTCGGTAGATGCGGGGTTGGATGGCGCAATTCTTACTCCAGATGACGCCTATCGATTTGCCCTGGGAGAAACTGTTACCTCCAACAGCGGACTGAAAGCCAAGCTCAGCCGCCCTTACGACTGGTTCATGATCACCGATCATTCAGACGGTATGGGAGTTATCAGCGAGATCGTCGATGGCAATCCGGAAATGATGTCCAATGCCACCTTGAAAAAATGGCGCGAGGCATTAATTTCAGGCAGTGAAGAAGCGACCAATGAAGCAAAAAGTGAAGTCATCGTGCTTCAATCAGAAGGCAAACTGCCCGAGCAAGTAATGGACCCCAAATGGATGAAATCCGCCTGGGAAAAAACCGTTGAAGCCGCAGAGAAATATTACAAACCCGGAGAGTTTTCTACCTTTATCGCCTTTGAGTGGACAGTTAACGCCGATGGTGGCGACAACCTGCACCGCAATATTATTTTTCGTGATGGCGCAGACCGCACTAAGACCCTGCTCCCCCTAACCACCTTTGATACCGAAAACCCGGTAAAACTCTGGGAGTGGATGAAAGCCTACGAAGACAAAACCGGTGGCCGAATGCTCGCCATCCCCCACAACGGCAATATGTCTAATGGCCGTATGTTTATCGAGCGGCAGTTTGATGGCTCCGAACTCACTCCGAAGTGGGCACAAATGCGCGCCCGTTATGAACCCCTTTACGAGCTAGTACAGGTAAAGGGACAAAGTGAGTCCCACCCTGCCCTCTCCCCGGAAGATGAATTTGCCAACTGGGATCTGTGGGATAGAGGCAACCTGATCTTAAAGCCCAAGCCCCCCGGTGCCCTGCAATACGAGTACTGGAGGGAGGCACTGAAGTCTGGCCTTCGCCTGGAGGAGAAGCTGGGCACCAACCCTTTCGTGCTAGGCGCAAACGCAGCTACCGACACCCATACCGGGCTTTCGACACCGGACCAGGACAACTTCTTTGGCAAGTTCAAGACCCTGGAACCCAGCAACAAGGAGCGCTGGGCGTTTCCCCTGCTCAAGGGGGTTGGTGGAGAGTACTTCGGCTGGGAACAAGCTGCCTCAGGCGTTACGGGAGTCTGGGCCAACGAGAATACCCGGGAGGCAATATGGGATGCGATGTACCGCAAAGAGACTTTCGCCACCACAGGCCCCCGGATATCAGTTCGCTTCTTTGGAGGCTATGACTATAACGATGGGGATATTCACGGTGATCTGGTCGCCAATGGCTATAAAAAAGGCGTACCAATGGGCGGGAAACTACCTCAAGCCAGTGAGGGACAGGTACCGACATTCCTTATCGCAGCACTGAAAGACCCTGAGGGCGCCAACCTGGACCGTATCCAAATCATCAAGGGTTGGCTGGATAGCAGCGGACTCACCCGGGAAAAGATCTTTAATGTGAAATGGTCTGGAAGCCGTAAGCTGGATACCGAGGGAAAACTATCCCCAGTTGGGACTACTGTGGATATGAAGACGGCGGAATACACCAACTCCATCGGCTCCCCTCAGCTAATCGCGGTATTCAAAGATCCCGACTTTAACCCCAAGGAAAGAGCCGTCTACTACCTGCGCGCCCTGGAGATACCCACACCCCGATGGACTCTATTTGACAAGGTACGCTTCGGTATTGAAATGGATGAAAAAGTACCCCTTACCCAGCAGGGGCGAGCATTCAGCTCGCCAATTTGGTATTCACCCTAG
- a CDS encoding alpha/beta fold hydrolase, whose protein sequence is MGISIQMLGDLLVSRDGSPVNLPPSRKTRALLAFLLLAARPHRRDRLCEIFWELPDDPRASLRWSLSKIRSIVNDPEIERLIADRERVSLDTEGICIDVAEIALKLDSPGVLAAELEDIHRQLQEPFLDGIDLPDQELFQRWLLSERQEIVQLQGRVLSRLSSHPGVPIPDQLTWARSWVALEPFNPNAATQLLHLLSSLGLSSEVEFERTRLADRFRKAGITWSPCRLGESVVQKSGDDLATGRKLLTQQKVEFCTASDGVRIAYAKMGEGLPIVKAANWLSHLEHDWDSPIWSPLFRELSVDHQFIRYDERGNGLSDWEVENISFESFVTDLETVVDACEVDNFTLLGISQGAAVSIEYAVRHPERVRQLILFGGYHAGWRIGASEATIKEREAVMTLTATGWGQDNPAYRQIFSTTFMPSANASELEWFNEFQRLTTSPENAVRFLSVFGSIDVRDKLKEINVPTLVIHSLGDQRIPVQTGCEIASAIPGARFVGLNSDGHLLLGREPASNVFVEEVRQFISKH, encoded by the coding sequence ATGGGAATCTCAATCCAAATGCTGGGCGACCTGCTGGTCTCCCGAGATGGCAGCCCAGTTAATCTACCACCTTCAAGAAAAACTCGAGCACTTTTGGCTTTCTTACTGTTGGCTGCGAGACCTCACAGGAGAGATCGCTTATGTGAGATATTTTGGGAGCTGCCCGATGATCCGCGTGCCTCCCTGCGCTGGTCTTTGAGTAAAATTCGATCCATTGTCAACGACCCAGAAATAGAGCGCCTCATTGCTGATAGAGAGCGTGTCAGCTTGGATACGGAAGGCATTTGTATTGATGTTGCCGAAATAGCACTTAAGCTTGATTCCCCCGGCGTTTTGGCAGCAGAGCTGGAAGATATCCATCGACAGCTGCAGGAGCCTTTCCTGGATGGGATCGATCTGCCCGATCAAGAGCTATTTCAACGGTGGTTGCTGTCTGAACGTCAAGAGATTGTTCAATTGCAAGGGAGGGTGCTGTCCCGCTTGTCCTCTCACCCGGGCGTTCCTATACCGGACCAGTTAACTTGGGCCCGCAGCTGGGTGGCATTGGAGCCCTTTAACCCAAACGCTGCAACGCAGTTACTTCATTTGTTGAGCTCATTGGGATTGAGTAGTGAAGTGGAGTTCGAACGGACAAGGCTTGCTGACCGATTCCGCAAAGCAGGCATTACATGGTCGCCCTGCAGGCTTGGTGAGTCGGTAGTTCAGAAATCCGGTGATGATTTAGCTACGGGGCGTAAACTGCTAACTCAACAGAAGGTTGAGTTTTGTACGGCCAGCGATGGTGTGCGTATTGCCTATGCCAAGATGGGAGAGGGGCTTCCTATAGTTAAAGCCGCAAACTGGTTGAGTCATTTAGAGCATGACTGGGACTCTCCGATATGGAGTCCATTGTTTCGGGAGCTTTCTGTCGACCACCAGTTTATTCGTTACGATGAGCGTGGGAATGGCCTGTCGGATTGGGAAGTTGAAAATATCTCTTTTGAGTCGTTTGTTACAGACCTTGAGACAGTTGTCGATGCCTGTGAAGTTGATAACTTTACTTTGCTAGGTATATCGCAAGGAGCGGCAGTATCTATTGAATATGCAGTAAGACACCCAGAGCGTGTTAGGCAGCTGATTTTGTTTGGGGGTTATCACGCAGGTTGGCGAATAGGTGCCAGTGAGGCCACGATAAAAGAGCGTGAAGCAGTAATGACCCTGACAGCGACGGGCTGGGGGCAGGATAACCCTGCTTATCGGCAGATTTTTTCCACGACATTTATGCCAAGCGCGAATGCCAGCGAATTAGAGTGGTTTAATGAGTTTCAGCGGCTGACTACTTCGCCGGAAAATGCTGTTCGCTTCCTATCGGTTTTTGGCAGTATTGATGTGCGGGACAAGCTCAAAGAGATTAATGTGCCCACTTTAGTGATCCATTCACTAGGGGACCAGCGTATTCCTGTTCAAACGGGCTGTGAAATTGCTTCTGCTATACCTGGCGCTCGATTTGTTGGTCTCAATAGCGACGGTCACTTACTCCTGGGGCGTGAGCCTGCCTCCAATGTATTTGTGGAGGAAGTTCGTCAATTTATATCAAAGCATTAA
- a CDS encoding AraC family transcriptional regulator, with product MKRKDTEEVNLVVNSMIAPRQKDLDTHIRQNVLFESQYLGDLFRFQKILVSPNGNVSIGFFSDFNLTMVISGVADINSDACEFPMASGEIWLSGEMSHVTVDNLSEGEDLIIICASISPAMLTRFYERHSRVLIKAKNALASSVTTFPKSGPFVFPKCDLTRFTLDSLSAFSKLNDESLNYLKLEELLLLKLKGACGCRLADELLRQVNPVNERFRRFMEENATQHWSVANYAKQIGMSLTSFKNKFGQVFKAESPKAWINERRLQHADIQLKTTNKRLVDIALESGFSSQSYFTQLYKSMYGYPLQR from the coding sequence GTGAAGCGTAAAGATACAGAAGAAGTAAATTTAGTGGTGAATTCCATGATTGCCCCTCGCCAAAAGGATTTGGACACTCACATAAGGCAAAATGTCTTATTTGAAAGTCAGTATTTAGGTGACTTGTTTCGGTTTCAAAAGATACTTGTTTCACCAAATGGAAATGTTTCAATTGGGTTTTTTTCAGATTTTAATCTGACAATGGTGATTTCAGGTGTTGCTGATATCAATAGTGATGCTTGCGAATTCCCTATGGCTTCGGGGGAGATCTGGCTATCGGGTGAAATGAGCCATGTTACAGTTGATAATTTGTCTGAGGGAGAAGACCTAATAATCATCTGTGCGAGTATCAGCCCGGCCATGCTGACACGATTTTATGAGCGACACTCTCGCGTACTGATTAAAGCAAAGAATGCCCTTGCATCCAGCGTGACAACGTTCCCCAAAAGTGGGCCTTTTGTTTTTCCAAAGTGCGATCTGACACGCTTTACCTTGGACTCACTGAGTGCATTTAGCAAGTTAAATGATGAGAGTTTGAATTATTTAAAGCTGGAAGAATTACTTCTCTTAAAGCTGAAGGGTGCTTGCGGTTGTCGCTTAGCTGACGAGCTGCTTCGGCAGGTTAATCCGGTGAACGAGCGTTTCCGCCGATTTATGGAGGAAAATGCTACTCAGCACTGGTCTGTAGCAAATTATGCTAAACAGATTGGGATGAGTCTCACATCATTCAAGAATAAGTTTGGCCAAGTCTTTAAAGCTGAGTCACCAAAGGCTTGGATTAACGAACGTAGGTTACAACATGCTGATATTCAGTTGAAGACTACCAATAAGCGTTTAGTCGATATAGCTCTGGAGAGCGGATTCTCAAGTCAATCTTATTTTACCCAGCTCTATAAATCGATGTATGGGTACCCCCTTCAGAGGTAA
- a CDS encoding LysE family translocator → MNEILAFAAISLLLVISPGPNSVLILKTVASRGLRPGVENIFGLVSATFAHGAISILGLSAIILQSSEVYTIIKYLGAAYLVYLGVKTILATLSKSSVKDTGDELSPITAAPGNSYRNFGEGFLTQILNPKVSMFYLAAFPQFISVGSSSYYEAFLLVSLHASIIFLWFLALATMLSKWKVASIGENMQRWVQRFSGGLLIGFGSLVVRQDT, encoded by the coding sequence ATGAATGAAATCCTCGCATTTGCTGCAATCTCTCTTTTGTTGGTTATTTCACCAGGGCCGAACAGCGTCCTGATTCTTAAAACAGTAGCTAGTAGGGGGCTGAGGCCGGGAGTAGAGAATATTTTTGGGCTGGTTTCAGCAACATTTGCCCATGGTGCCATTTCAATTTTGGGCTTGTCGGCGATTATATTGCAGTCGTCTGAGGTTTATACAATTATCAAATATCTTGGGGCTGCCTACTTGGTTTATTTGGGTGTGAAAACGATATTAGCCACGCTGTCAAAATCTTCCGTGAAGGATACAGGGGATGAATTGTCACCAATTACAGCAGCTCCTGGGAACTCATACCGAAATTTTGGTGAGGGCTTTCTAACCCAGATTCTTAACCCCAAGGTATCGATGTTTTATCTCGCGGCCTTTCCGCAGTTTATCTCAGTTGGCAGCTCTAGTTACTATGAGGCTTTCCTGCTGGTCTCACTTCATGCATCAATAATATTCCTGTGGTTTCTGGCACTTGCGACTATGTTGTCGAAGTGGAAAGTGGCTTCCATTGGTGAGAATATGCAAAGATGGGTTCAGCGTTTTAGTGGTGGCCTATTGATTGGTTTTGGCAGTTTAGTGGTTCGCCAGGATACTTAA